Proteins found in one Serinicoccus marinus DSM 15273 genomic segment:
- the hemE gene encoding uroporphyrinogen decarboxylase, with translation MPCETRAVTSPASSSTDLTPSPADSVLVRAARRQPVGHTPVWFMRQAGRSLPEYREVRRDVPMLTACRTPELVTEITLQPVRRHGVDAAIFFSDIVVPLMAVGVDLDIVAGTGPVIAEPIRTRADLDRLPELTAEHLPDIAESVRLLVGELGHTPLIGFAGAPFTLASYLVEGGPSKNHERTKALMHGDPQLWSDLCARLAQISRTFLRVQVEAGASAVQLFDSWAGHLSRADYLRHVEPHSRSVLEGIGDLGVPRIHFGVGTGELLPAMAQAGADVIGVDYRVSLSDGAARTGGRYAVQGNLDPALLFAPWEALAARVREIVDEGRADGVPGHIFNLGHGVLPDTDPTVLTRVVELVHEHSAR, from the coding sequence ATGCCGTGCGAGACTCGTGCGGTGACCTCCCCTGCCTCATCCTCCACCGATCTCACCCCGAGCCCCGCCGACAGCGTGCTGGTGCGCGCCGCGCGGAGGCAGCCGGTCGGGCATACCCCGGTGTGGTTCATGCGTCAGGCCGGGCGGTCCCTGCCGGAGTACCGCGAGGTGCGGCGCGACGTGCCGATGCTCACCGCCTGCCGCACCCCGGAGCTGGTCACCGAGATCACGCTGCAGCCGGTGCGTCGCCATGGCGTCGATGCGGCGATCTTCTTCAGCGACATCGTCGTGCCTCTCATGGCCGTCGGGGTGGACCTCGACATCGTCGCGGGGACCGGCCCGGTCATCGCCGAGCCGATCCGGACCCGTGCCGACCTCGACCGCCTGCCGGAGCTCACTGCGGAGCACCTCCCTGACATCGCGGAATCGGTGCGGCTGCTCGTCGGCGAGCTGGGGCATACGCCTCTGATCGGCTTCGCGGGAGCCCCCTTCACCCTCGCGTCCTACCTCGTCGAGGGCGGACCGTCGAAGAACCACGAGCGGACCAAGGCGCTCATGCACGGCGACCCGCAGCTGTGGAGCGACCTGTGCGCCCGACTCGCACAGATCTCGCGGACCTTCCTCCGGGTCCAGGTCGAGGCCGGAGCGAGCGCGGTGCAGCTCTTCGACTCCTGGGCCGGCCACCTCTCCCGCGCCGACTACCTGCGCCACGTCGAGCCGCACAGCCGGTCCGTGCTGGAGGGGATCGGCGACCTCGGTGTGCCGCGCATCCACTTCGGCGTGGGCACCGGCGAGCTGCTGCCAGCGATGGCGCAGGCGGGGGCCGACGTCATCGGTGTCGACTACCGGGTCAGCCTGTCCGACGGGGCGGCAAGGACCGGTGGACGGTATGCCGTCCAGGGCAACCTCGACCCGGCCCTCCTCTTCGCCCCCTGGGAGGCGCTCGCCGCCCGCGTGCGCGAGATCGTCGACGAGGGGCGAGCGGATGGTGTGCCGGGACACATCTTCAACCTGGGCCACGGAGTCCTGCCCGACACCGACCCGACGGTGCTCACCCGGGTGGTCGAGCTGGTGCACGAGCACTCTGCCCGCTGA
- the hemQ gene encoding hydrogen peroxide-dependent heme synthase — MADYTHPTPDQAEEINASLRYAAYSVFRSAAPLPQGKARASLVAQLDRLFQELEQEGLVIRGVYDVSALRADADLMIWWHAEQVETVQRAYQRFRQTDLGQHLAPVWSNVAIHRPAEFNRGHVPAFLSGAEPKDYICVYPFVRSYDWYVMDAEDRSRMLREHGMAARDYKDVLANTLASFALGDYEFLLAFEADELHRIVDLMRELRNTEARLHVREEIPFFTGPRVSLERIVDALP; from the coding sequence ATGGCCGACTACACCCACCCCACCCCCGACCAGGCCGAGGAGATCAACGCCTCGCTGCGGTATGCCGCCTACTCGGTCTTCCGCTCGGCGGCTCCGCTGCCGCAGGGCAAGGCGCGCGCGAGCCTGGTCGCGCAGCTCGACCGGCTCTTCCAGGAGCTGGAGCAAGAGGGCCTCGTGATCCGCGGGGTCTACGACGTCTCCGCCCTGCGTGCCGACGCTGACCTGATGATCTGGTGGCACGCGGAGCAGGTCGAGACGGTCCAGCGGGCCTACCAGCGGTTCCGGCAGACCGACCTCGGCCAGCACCTGGCACCGGTGTGGAGCAACGTCGCGATCCACCGGCCGGCGGAGTTCAACCGCGGCCACGTGCCGGCCTTCCTCTCCGGGGCCGAGCCCAAGGACTACATCTGCGTCTACCCCTTCGTGCGGTCCTACGACTGGTACGTCATGGACGCCGAGGACCGCTCCCGCATGCTGCGCGAGCACGGGATGGCGGCCCGCGACTACAAGGACGTGCTGGCCAACACCCTCGCGAGCTTCGCGCTCGGCGACTACGAGTTCCTGCTCGCCTTCGAGGCCGACGAGCTGCACCGGATCGTCGACCTCATGCGGGAGCTGCGCAACACCGAGGCGCGCCTGCACGTCCGGGAGGAGATCCCGTTCTTCACCGGCCCGCGCGTGAGCCTGGAGCGGATCGTCGACGCGCTGCCCTGA
- the hemG gene encoding protoporphyrinogen oxidase — MTSWLVIGGGVSGLTAALAVLEREPTARVTVLEGSDRPGGKLSGARVAGCEVDVGAEAVLARRPEAVELADQVGLGDELVHPTSAGAQVWSRGRIHPLPRRTLMGVPADPGALTGLLTGDEVRRAAAEPAGRVEADDVSVGELVSGRMGGAVTQRLVEPLLGGVYAGHADLISARAALPALLRAAQDGQRLQEAASRILPAPTDGTQSVGTAPVFATVRGGLHRLVDAAAGHITAAGGDVRTGTLARELRRHPDGGFEVVTGPRPDPTAYRADRVVLATPPAATARLLRDVSPAAADRLVGVETASMAVLTFAFATASLGQLDGSGVLLPPVEGRTIKAATFSATKWDWVRELGRGAGPDGEDVTFLRTSVGRHREEATLQRPDEELLAAALGDLRAVLGRDLPPPVDAHVQRWGGALPQYAVGHVELVAQVRAAVAQAPGIAVCGATYDGVGVPACIASARRAVAELHPAQ, encoded by the coding sequence ATGACGTCCTGGCTGGTCATCGGTGGGGGGGTCAGTGGGCTCACGGCGGCGCTGGCGGTGCTCGAGCGCGAGCCGACCGCCCGGGTCACCGTGCTGGAGGGCAGCGACCGCCCCGGCGGCAAGCTGAGCGGTGCGCGGGTCGCCGGGTGCGAGGTGGACGTCGGCGCCGAGGCCGTGCTGGCCCGGCGCCCCGAGGCCGTCGAGCTCGCAGACCAGGTCGGACTGGGCGACGAGCTCGTCCACCCCACCTCAGCCGGGGCGCAGGTCTGGAGCCGGGGCCGCATCCACCCGCTGCCGCGGCGCACCCTCATGGGGGTGCCGGCGGACCCGGGGGCGCTCACCGGGCTGCTCACCGGCGACGAGGTCCGCCGTGCGGCGGCCGAACCAGCGGGCCGGGTCGAGGCCGACGACGTGAGCGTGGGGGAGCTCGTCAGCGGGCGGATGGGTGGCGCCGTGACGCAGCGACTGGTCGAGCCGTTGCTCGGGGGCGTGTATGCCGGGCACGCCGACCTCATCTCGGCCCGGGCCGCCCTGCCCGCGCTGCTGCGCGCCGCGCAGGACGGACAGCGGCTGCAGGAAGCAGCGTCCCGGATCCTGCCCGCACCCACCGACGGCACCCAGTCAGTGGGCACGGCACCGGTCTTCGCCACGGTGCGGGGCGGGCTGCACCGGCTCGTGGACGCCGCGGCCGGGCACATCACGGCCGCCGGGGGTGATGTCCGCACCGGCACCCTCGCGCGCGAGCTGCGCCGACACCCGGATGGTGGCTTCGAGGTGGTGACCGGCCCGCGACCGGACCCCACGGCATACCGGGCCGACCGGGTCGTGCTCGCGACCCCTCCCGCGGCGACCGCGCGACTGCTGCGCGACGTGTCCCCCGCCGCTGCGGACCGGCTCGTCGGCGTGGAGACAGCCTCGATGGCCGTGCTGACCTTCGCCTTCGCGACCGCATCGCTGGGGCAGCTCGACGGCTCCGGGGTCCTGCTGCCGCCGGTGGAGGGCCGCACCATCAAGGCGGCGACCTTCAGCGCCACGAAGTGGGACTGGGTGCGCGAGCTGGGCCGGGGCGCCGGGCCCGACGGCGAGGACGTCACGTTCCTGCGCACGTCCGTGGGCAGGCACCGCGAAGAGGCGACGCTCCAGCGTCCCGACGAGGAGCTGCTGGCCGCCGCGCTGGGAGACCTTCGGGCCGTCCTGGGTCGAGACCTCCCGCCCCCGGTGGACGCGCACGTGCAGCGCTGGGGCGGTGCGCTGCCGCAGTATGCCGTCGGGCACGTCGAGCTCGTCGCGCAGGTGCGCGCCGCGGTCGCGCAGGCGCCCGGGATCGCGGTGTGCGGGGCGACCTACGACGGGGTCGGGGTGCCCGCCTGCATCGCCTCGGCCCGCCGTGCCGTGGCGGAGCTGCACCCCGCACAATGA
- a CDS encoding DUF4349 domain-containing protein has product MGTRTIVAAVVAVLLALLTGCSSADSGAQNAGADAASGYAADAEDGAEGDAAQEGGDEAGSRAAEAAAEIGEGSVATDGEAPLMVRRVELEVVVEAVDAAVTRARATVTGAGGYVSSEDVRPGTEDRGGYGSLVLRVPSAELDPVVATLGELGQVQSSSSSADDVTTEYRDVEARIATLEAGATRLRDLVEEAPDVESIASLERELSTREAELDALKARMQVLADDVTRSTITLHLAEASQDLDEARPDTGFVAGLQQGWDAFAASVTVLLTLLGALLPFLVVLALILVPVLWWWRRRHGSSSARSTAPETESPHVSHHHAE; this is encoded by the coding sequence ATGGGCACCAGGACGATCGTGGCAGCCGTGGTGGCGGTGCTGCTGGCGCTGCTGACGGGGTGCAGCAGTGCCGACAGCGGCGCGCAGAACGCAGGAGCGGACGCCGCCTCCGGCTATGCCGCCGACGCAGAGGACGGGGCGGAGGGTGACGCCGCGCAGGAGGGTGGCGACGAGGCAGGGAGCCGCGCCGCCGAAGCCGCTGCGGAGATCGGCGAGGGCTCCGTCGCGACGGACGGCGAGGCGCCGCTCATGGTGCGCCGCGTCGAGCTCGAGGTCGTCGTCGAGGCGGTCGACGCCGCCGTGACCCGCGCCCGCGCGACGGTGACGGGCGCCGGGGGCTATGTCTCCTCCGAGGACGTGCGGCCGGGCACCGAGGACCGTGGTGGCTACGGGTCGCTCGTGCTGCGGGTCCCCTCCGCCGAGCTGGACCCGGTGGTGGCGACGCTGGGCGAGCTGGGTCAGGTGCAGTCCTCCAGCAGCAGCGCTGACGACGTGACGACGGAGTACCGCGACGTCGAGGCCCGCATCGCCACGCTCGAGGCCGGGGCCACCCGGCTGCGGGACCTCGTCGAGGAGGCCCCCGACGTCGAGTCGATCGCCAGCCTGGAGCGCGAGCTGTCGACCCGCGAGGCCGAGCTCGATGCGCTCAAGGCGCGGATGCAGGTGCTCGCCGACGACGTCACCCGGTCCACGATCACGCTGCATCTCGCCGAGGCGTCGCAGGACCTCGACGAGGCACGGCCGGACACCGGGTTCGTCGCCGGGCTGCAGCAGGGCTGGGACGCCTTCGCCGCGTCCGTGACGGTGCTGCTGACGCTGCTCGGAGCGCTGCTGCCCTTCCTGGTCGTGCTGGCGCTGATCCTCGTGCCGGTGCTCTGGTGGTGGCGCCGGCGCCATGGTTCGTCGTCCGCCCGCAGCACCGCCCCGGAGACCGAGAGCCCACATGTGTCGCACCACCACGCGGAGTAG